The following are from one region of the Vitis riparia cultivar Riparia Gloire de Montpellier isolate 1030 chromosome 9, EGFV_Vit.rip_1.0, whole genome shotgun sequence genome:
- the LOC117921680 gene encoding probable disease resistance protein At5g63020 yields MDCVSPILDVVTRAWNCTAKHAVYIRDLQENMDSLRNAMQELKNAYQDVKGRVELEDQRQMKRTNEVDGWLHSVLAMELGVNEILEKGDQEIQKKCPGTCCPRNCRSSYKLGKKASKKLGAVTELRNKGRFDVVADRLPQAPVDERPMEKTVGLDLMFTEVCRCIQDEELGIIGLYGMGGAGKTTLMTKVNNEFIRASKIFEIAIWVVVSRPASVEKVQEVIRNKLDIPEDRWRNRTEDEKAVAIFNVLKAKRFVMLLDDVWERLDLQKVGVPYPNSQNKSKVILTTRSLDVCRDMEAQKSLKVECLTEDEAINLFKKKVGETALNSHSDIPQLAEIAAKECQGLPLAIVTIGRAMADKKTPQEWEQAIQMLKTYPSKFSG; encoded by the coding sequence CAGCCAAGCATGCAGTCTACATCAGGGATCTGCAGGAAAATATGGACTCGTTAAGAAACGCAATGCAGGAGCTGAAGAACGCATACCAGGATGTGAAGGGAAGAGTTGAACTTGAAGATCAAAGGCAAATGAAGCGCACAAATGAAGTGGACGGCTGGCTCCATAGCGTCCTAGCCATGGAACTAGGAGTCAACGAGATCCTGGAGAAAGGCGATCAGGAAATCCAGAAGAAATGCCCTGGAACTTGTTGTCCCAGAAACTGCCGGTCCAGCTACAAGCTTGGGAAGAAAGCGAGTAAAAAGCTGGGTGCTGTGACTGAATTAAGGAACAAGGGACGCTTTGATGTTGTGGCTGATAGGTTACCTCAAGCTCCGGTGGATGAGAGGCCGATGGAGAAGACTGTGGGCTTAGATCTGATGTTTACAGAGGTTTGCAGATGCATCCAAGACGAGGAGCTGGGAATTATTGGGTTGTACGGTATGGGGGGTGCCGGGAAAACTACCCTCATGACCAAAGTGAATAATGAGTTCATCAGAGCGAGCAAGATCTTTGAAATCGCCATTTGGGTAGTAGTATCCAGGCCAGCAAGTGTGGAAAAAGTACAAGAAGTCATTCGCAACAAGTTAGACATTCCTGAAGACAGATGGAGAAACAGAACCGAGGATGAAAAGGCAGTAGCAATTTTCAATGTCTTGAAGGCAAAAAGGTTTGTGATGCTGCTAGATGATGTATGGGAGCGGCTTGATCTCCAAAAAGTGGGGGTTCCTTATCCTAATTCCCAAAACAAGTCCAAAGTAATATTAACAACCCGTTCTCTGGATGTTTGTCGGGATATGGAAGCTCAAAAAAGCCTTAAGGTGGAGTGTTTGACAGAAGATGAGGCTATTAATTTGTTCAAGAAGAAGGTTGGAGAGACTGCTCTAAATTCACATTCGGATATACCCCAACTTGCTGAAATTGCTGCTAAAGAATGCCAAGGCTTACCACTTGCAATCGTCACTATTGGGCGAGCTATGGCTGACAAGAAGACTCCACAAGAATGGGAGCAAGCAATCCAAATGTTGAAGACTTATCCATCAAAGTTTTCAG